Proteins found in one Leptolyngbya sp. CCY15150 genomic segment:
- a CDS encoding 16S rRNA (cytosine(967)-C(5))-methyltransferase, with product MKHSQQADARTLAFLALKAIQNGGFANVIVDDVLTQSPLPDRDRRLVAELVYGSVRRQRTLDTLIDQLASKPASDQPPDLRLILHLGLYQLRYLTHIPASAAVNTTVDLAKQQRLGGLSGFVNGLLRRYTRLAETGVDPLQLPEEAIARLGVQHSYPDWIVQVYMDQLGLAAAETLCDWLNHPPSLDLRVNRLRASVDIVLQEFQQDGLEAEPVPHLPDGIRLRGGAVRSLPGFQEGLWTVQDSSAQLVSHCLDPQPGEVVIDACAAPGGKTTHIAELMGDHGTVWGCDRYASRLKRIDQTAQRLGLTSIQTCLGDSTQMEQFIDQGDRVLVDAPCSGLGTLHRHADARWRQTPESVEALVLLQQQLLTQAATWVKPGGYLVYSTCTLHPAENQGVVQQFLANHPHWQLQSLSSMAIATPYDSSAGWLTVWPHKHHMDGFFMAKLQRSPA from the coding sequence ATGAAACACTCTCAGCAGGCAGATGCCCGCACCCTAGCATTTCTAGCCCTCAAAGCTATCCAAAACGGTGGGTTTGCCAATGTGATTGTGGATGATGTGCTCACCCAATCGCCCTTGCCCGATCGCGATCGCCGCTTGGTGGCAGAATTGGTCTACGGCAGCGTCCGTCGCCAGCGCACCCTCGATACCTTGATCGACCAATTGGCCAGTAAGCCTGCCAGCGACCAACCGCCCGATCTGCGGCTGATTCTTCACCTAGGGCTCTATCAACTGCGGTATCTCACCCACATTCCAGCTTCAGCAGCGGTGAACACCACGGTGGATCTAGCCAAGCAGCAACGGCTGGGCGGGCTATCGGGGTTTGTCAACGGTTTGCTGCGTCGCTATACCCGCTTGGCAGAGACCGGCGTAGATCCCTTACAACTCCCCGAGGAAGCGATCGCCCGTCTGGGTGTGCAGCACAGCTATCCTGATTGGATCGTACAAGTCTATATGGATCAGCTCGGGTTAGCGGCCGCCGAAACTCTGTGTGATTGGCTCAACCACCCGCCTAGCCTAGATCTACGGGTGAACCGTCTACGGGCCTCCGTGGACATCGTCCTCCAAGAGTTTCAGCAAGATGGTCTAGAAGCCGAGCCTGTTCCCCATCTTCCCGATGGCATTCGCCTGCGCGGCGGTGCGGTGCGATCGCTGCCGGGATTTCAAGAGGGGCTCTGGACGGTGCAAGACAGCAGCGCTCAGTTGGTCAGCCATTGTTTGGATCCCCAGCCAGGGGAAGTGGTGATCGATGCCTGCGCAGCTCCTGGCGGCAAAACCACCCATATTGCAGAACTGATGGGCGATCACGGTACCGTGTGGGGCTGCGATCGCTATGCCAGTCGCCTCAAGCGTATTGACCAAACGGCCCAACGCTTGGGGCTAACCTCGATTCAAACCTGCCTGGGGGACAGCACTCAGATGGAGCAGTTTATCGACCAAGGCGATCGGGTGTTGGTGGATGCCCCTTGTTCTGGTCTGGGTACTCTCCACCGCCATGCCGATGCCCGCTGGCGACAAACGCCTGAGAGCGTTGAGGCGTTGGTGCTCCTACAACAGCAGTTGCTCACCCAGGCAGCTACCTGGGTAAAGCCTGGCGGTTATCTGGTGTATTCCACCTGTACCCTGCATCCAGCAGAAAACCAAGGTGTCGTCCAGCAGTTTCTCGCCAACCATCCCCATTGGCAGCTTCAGTCGTTATCATCCATGGCGATCGCCACGCCCTATGACTCGTCAGCAGGGTGGCTCACGGTTTGGCCCCATAAGCATCACATGGATGGCTTTTTCATGGCCAAACTGCAGCGATCGCCCGCGTGA
- a CDS encoding penicillin-binding protein 1A encodes MNRPNTPKLSWFGSLWSARAERSPADLADAQVSDTASSPASSSVRGKRSRRRSPSPRPKRLDRRYWLCASLGVVVGVAGSGYFTTVRMLESVRRDLPNAADVLTYARDGTLTIQADDGTILHTIGPATREKVAFDAMPDRLVNAFIASEDKNFYEHNGVDYWAIVRAARTNIRVGEVVEGASTITQQLARIVFLDQDRTYERKLREALLAQKMEQELEKDSILGQYLNLVYLGSGAYGVADAAWVYFSKSVEDLTLSEAALIAGLPPAPTDYSPLVNPELALQRRDVVLNRMVEAEFITPAERDAAIAESLTLNPSEPKYFNSEIPYFTIYIQQQLPELISQDQLELGGLVIETTLNLEWQRIAEETIENAIANYGTYEAFEQAALVSLDPRTGEIKAMVGGTDFDDSQFNRVTQAQRQPGSTFKTFVYATAIASGMSPYKTYEDAPFKVDGYEPQNYGRSFRGTISIRDALISSINVVAVKTLIDVGFSPVVEVATKMGIQSALMPTYSMALGASEVNLLEMTSAYGTLAAEGLHADPHGILRVTNRYGTVIYEAEVAPERAIGEDTAAIVTWMLQGVVQNGTGVNASLPGRPVAGKTGTSENYRDLWFVGYIPQLVTGVWLGNDDSTRTWGSSATAALTWHDFMSRIVDDLPVESFPELPPLEGRTPTVEAQPVRGQVQTPSASSSSSPPASSGSWSEEPAAPSYEEPADQGYSPPPDSAPAPAPQDSFSEGESAPPVEEPPAVDVPPEVPALDLPPPAPESSGAPVPVEPGLESAPLQ; translated from the coding sequence ATGAATCGTCCTAATACCCCCAAACTCTCCTGGTTTGGATCCCTGTGGTCGGCCCGCGCTGAGCGATCGCCCGCTGACCTAGCGGATGCCCAAGTGTCTGATACGGCATCGAGTCCGGCATCCAGTTCGGTTCGAGGGAAGCGATCGCGTCGTCGATCTCCGTCCCCTCGGCCCAAGCGTCTTGATAGACGGTACTGGCTTTGTGCGAGCCTAGGTGTGGTGGTCGGTGTTGCAGGCAGTGGCTACTTCACGACGGTGCGCATGCTGGAGTCTGTGCGTCGAGACCTGCCCAATGCCGCTGATGTGCTCACCTATGCTCGGGATGGCACGCTGACCATCCAGGCTGATGACGGCACTATTTTGCATACCATTGGCCCTGCAACCCGGGAAAAGGTGGCTTTTGATGCCATGCCGGATAGGCTCGTCAATGCGTTTATTGCCTCCGAAGACAAAAACTTTTACGAGCACAACGGCGTAGACTACTGGGCGATCGTGCGGGCAGCGCGCACGAATATCCGGGTGGGAGAAGTTGTAGAAGGGGCTAGCACGATCACCCAACAGCTTGCTCGCATTGTGTTCCTCGACCAAGACCGCACCTATGAACGTAAGCTGCGGGAAGCTCTTTTAGCTCAAAAAATGGAGCAAGAGCTGGAGAAGGATAGCATCTTAGGGCAATATCTCAACCTGGTCTATCTTGGCTCTGGAGCCTATGGTGTGGCGGATGCGGCCTGGGTCTATTTCAGTAAGTCTGTAGAGGATCTGACCCTATCGGAAGCCGCGCTGATTGCTGGGCTGCCCCCCGCTCCCACCGACTACTCACCGTTGGTGAATCCTGAGTTGGCCCTGCAGCGGCGAGATGTGGTGCTTAACCGCATGGTTGAAGCTGAGTTCATTACTCCGGCAGAGCGAGATGCAGCGATCGCTGAGTCGTTAACGCTCAATCCAAGTGAGCCTAAATATTTCAACAGTGAGATTCCCTATTTCACCATCTACATTCAGCAGCAACTGCCGGAGCTCATTTCCCAAGACCAGCTTGAGCTAGGAGGGCTGGTGATCGAAACCACCCTGAATTTAGAGTGGCAGCGGATTGCGGAAGAAACCATCGAGAATGCCATTGCCAACTATGGCACCTATGAAGCCTTTGAACAGGCAGCGCTGGTGAGCCTCGATCCACGCACGGGCGAAATTAAAGCCATGGTGGGTGGTACCGATTTTGACGATAGTCAGTTTAACCGAGTCACCCAAGCCCAGCGCCAGCCTGGATCGACCTTCAAAACCTTTGTCTATGCGACGGCGATCGCTAGTGGTATGTCTCCGTACAAAACCTACGAAGATGCGCCGTTTAAGGTCGATGGCTACGAACCCCAAAACTATGGCCGTAGTTTTCGAGGAACGATCAGCATTCGTGATGCCCTGATTTCGTCGATCAACGTCGTAGCCGTGAAGACCCTGATTGATGTTGGTTTTTCTCCGGTGGTGGAGGTGGCGACCAAAATGGGTATTCAATCCGCCTTGATGCCGACCTACTCCATGGCGCTGGGTGCCTCGGAGGTGAACCTGCTGGAAATGACCAGTGCCTATGGCACCTTGGCGGCTGAAGGGCTCCATGCTGATCCCCACGGTATTCTGCGCGTCACCAACCGGTACGGCACGGTGATTTATGAAGCCGAGGTGGCGCCAGAGCGGGCGATTGGCGAAGATACTGCTGCCATTGTCACCTGGATGCTGCAGGGAGTGGTGCAAAATGGTACGGGCGTCAATGCCTCTCTCCCAGGGCGTCCGGTGGCCGGCAAGACAGGGACGTCAGAAAATTATCGGGATCTGTGGTTTGTTGGCTATATCCCTCAGTTAGTTACCGGGGTTTGGTTGGGCAATGATGACAGTACTCGGACATGGGGATCTAGCGCTACCGCTGCCCTCACCTGGCATGACTTCATGAGTCGCATTGTAGACGACCTGCCGGTAGAGTCCTTTCCTGAGTTACCCCCTCTTGAGGGCCGAACACCCACGGTTGAAGCCCAGCCTGTTCGTGGTCAAGTACAAACTCCGTCGGCATCTTCTAGCTCTAGTCCGCCGGCTTCCTCTGGAAGTTGGTCTGAAGAGCCTGCGGCACCAAGCTATGAAGAGCCTGCGGATCAGGGCTATAGTCCGCCGCCAGACTCTGCACCGGCACCTGCCCCCCAAGATAGCTTCAGTGAGGGCGAGTCTGCGCCGCCTGTTGAGGAGCCGCCTGCGGTAGATGTGCCTCCCGAAGTGCCAGCGCTCGATCTGCCGCCCCCTGCACCTGAATCGTCAGGGGCTCCGGTGCCTGTGGAGCCTGGGTTGGAGTCGGCTCCCCTCCAATAG
- a CDS encoding EI24 domain-containing protein — translation MSASEPSKNHGAIQTGGLGGLVAGFSYPLRAIAFLQQTPRLAWYVLIPILINVIVGGTFYTWALSAGFNGIDGLMAGLPDWARFLELLLRGLLAIILLIATGLLLLQFGGILGSPLYGRLSEELEILRTGHKAEDVPGIGSIVRDIWRAILFELKKLVLVIGLGLPLFFVGWFPGIGTAIATVGSIGLGVTIVCLDFFDPALERRRLRFRDKLGWVRRSFPASATFGLVSLGLVSIPFVNLLAIPLCITAGTLFFCDRILPKLEPGDRN, via the coding sequence ATGAGTGCATCAGAACCAAGCAAGAACCATGGAGCCATTCAAACCGGTGGACTAGGGGGGCTGGTGGCTGGCTTTAGCTATCCCCTGAGGGCGATCGCTTTCCTGCAACAGACCCCGCGCCTAGCCTGGTATGTTTTAATTCCCATCCTCATCAATGTGATCGTCGGCGGCACCTTCTACACTTGGGCCCTTTCAGCAGGCTTTAACGGCATTGACGGGCTGATGGCCGGATTGCCCGACTGGGCACGATTTCTGGAACTGCTCCTGCGGGGCTTACTGGCGATCATCTTGTTGATTGCCACAGGCCTGCTGCTGCTGCAATTTGGCGGCATTCTGGGTTCGCCCCTCTACGGCAGGCTATCGGAGGAACTAGAAATTCTGCGCACAGGCCACAAAGCCGAGGATGTCCCTGGCATTGGCAGCATTGTGCGGGATATTTGGCGGGCCATTTTGTTTGAGCTCAAAAAACTGGTGCTGGTGATCGGGTTAGGACTGCCGCTGTTTTTCGTGGGCTGGTTTCCCGGCATTGGCACAGCGATCGCCACCGTGGGCAGCATTGGCCTAGGGGTGACCATTGTGTGTTTAGACTTTTTTGATCCGGCCCTCGAACGCCGCCGCCTGCGATTTCGCGACAAGCTAGGCTGGGTGCGCCGCAGTTTTCCGGCTAGCGCCACCTTTGGCCTAGTCAGCCTGGGGCTGGTGAGTATTCCCTTCGTCAACCTGTTGGCCATTCCCCTTTGCATTACGGCAGGCACCTTGTTTTTCTGCGATCGCATCTTGCCCAAGCTAGAACCGGGCGATCGCAACTAG
- a CDS encoding thiolase family protein, which translates to MSRAPIIVAARRTPIGRVGRSLRSLSVEQLAAPVLRALLEDVGLGPDGVADVVLGNAVGPGGNPARLAVLTAGFPVSVPGLTVDRQCGSGLAAINLAARLIQSGAGDCYMAGGMESVSTAPWRIEKPASLYDLPRFTHRARFAPEAIGDPDMGAAADEVAQTYGISRDRQDAYALQSHQKAITAEQAGRFALERVPVSLSSQTRVIDDDCPRANLSLERLAKLPPVFSPEGTVTVGNACPINDGAAAVLMMAEEQCRALGIRQGLRFVDAAIAGVDPNLAGIGPVASTRLLLHRHPALTWSEVHHVEFNEAFAAQVLACLDVLEIPPELVNPGGGAIALGHPYGASGAILMTRLFTDLVRHRSPGAWRGLALIGVGGGLGISTLVERWDG; encoded by the coding sequence ATGAGTCGTGCGCCGATTATTGTGGCGGCCCGACGTACCCCGATTGGGCGGGTGGGGCGATCGCTGCGATCGCTGTCGGTGGAGCAGTTGGCGGCTCCGGTGCTGCGGGCCTTGCTAGAGGATGTGGGGCTGGGCCCCGATGGGGTGGCGGATGTGGTGCTGGGTAATGCCGTGGGCCCAGGGGGCAATCCGGCCCGGCTGGCGGTGCTGACGGCGGGTTTTCCGGTGTCGGTGCCGGGGCTAACGGTGGATCGCCAGTGTGGCTCGGGGTTGGCGGCCATTAATCTCGCAGCTCGGCTGATTCAATCAGGGGCGGGCGATTGCTACATGGCTGGCGGTATGGAAAGCGTGAGTACGGCACCTTGGCGGATTGAGAAGCCCGCATCCCTCTATGACCTGCCTCGGTTCACCCATCGGGCCCGCTTTGCTCCGGAGGCCATCGGTGATCCCGATATGGGTGCAGCGGCAGACGAGGTGGCACAAACCTACGGTATTAGTCGCGATCGCCAGGATGCCTACGCTCTCCAGAGTCACCAGAAGGCGATCACGGCGGAGCAGGCAGGACGTTTTGCGCTAGAACGAGTGCCCGTGTCCCTGTCTAGCCAAACCAGGGTGATCGACGATGACTGTCCTAGGGCTAATCTGTCCCTAGAACGATTAGCAAAGCTGCCGCCGGTGTTTAGTCCTGAGGGAACCGTGACCGTGGGGAACGCTTGCCCGATCAATGATGGAGCAGCGGCGGTGTTGATGATGGCGGAGGAGCAATGTCGCGCCTTGGGCATTCGTCAGGGGCTACGGTTTGTGGATGCGGCGATCGCCGGCGTGGATCCCAATCTGGCGGGTATCGGCCCCGTAGCCTCAACTCGATTACTCCTGCACCGCCACCCGGCGCTCACCTGGTCAGAGGTACACCACGTGGAGTTTAACGAAGCCTTTGCCGCCCAAGTTTTAGCTTGCTTAGATGTCTTGGAGATTCCGCCCGAGTTGGTGAATCCTGGCGGCGGTGCGATCGCCCTGGGCCATCCCTACGGAGCCTCGGGGGCGATTTTAATGACGCGGTTATTTACCGACTTGGTTCGCCATCGTTCGCCGGGAGCGTGGCGCGGCCTGGCGCTGATTGGCGTAGGCGGTGGCTTAGGGATTTCCACCTTGGTGGAACGTTGGGATGGCTAG
- a CDS encoding AMP-binding protein, giving the protein MAQTWPDRPAVVMGDRTYTYGDLGQRLQQMAARLQTVARQDRWHDARLAACSLRVGLLLGNRLETLVTFWSTALIGGVAMVLNPDWSPAQLQATLHRYPPDLLVTDTQGMAALADHLPPGLLVWNVDTVWDLREKTFTPPAIAPDTPFYIGFTSGTTGLPKGILRHHQSWIDSFAVSRQEFGIGAGDRVLVPGSLAYSLSLFTAVDSLQAGATLYLLPNFSVRQGLRLLDQAAITYLVGVPTMVGAIARLAERRRSVYPSVRGVICAGGRCPASLAATTAAVFPKAVTYAYYGASELSFVSLRSSQESPPSASVGRAMEGVRLSVLRDNGDRCEPGEVGWIAIQSSMVSLGYLANESEGLRWLGDWATVGDRGWLDDQGWLYLAGRQGDRLTTGGLTLYPRQLEQVLEQRLDIRQAVVVGVPDEQRGDRLVAVLAWQGAERPTRRQLLTWMRTQVPRAHCPQQFYTTSRWPIAPSGKLDRLALRQWLLEATPDLEVLR; this is encoded by the coding sequence GTGGCTCAAACTTGGCCCGATCGCCCGGCAGTGGTGATGGGCGATCGCACCTATACCTATGGCGATCTGGGTCAGCGGCTCCAGCAGATGGCAGCTCGATTGCAGACCGTGGCGCGCCAGGATCGTTGGCATGATGCCCGGCTGGCGGCCTGTTCTCTGCGGGTCGGTTTGCTGCTGGGCAATCGCTTGGAAACCTTAGTCACTTTCTGGTCTACGGCCCTGATCGGCGGCGTGGCCATGGTGCTGAATCCCGACTGGTCGCCAGCTCAGCTCCAGGCTACTCTGCACCGCTACCCGCCAGATTTACTGGTGACGGATACCCAAGGGATGGCTGCGCTTGCCGATCATCTGCCGCCGGGGCTGTTGGTGTGGAATGTCGATACGGTCTGGGACTTACGGGAAAAGACGTTTACGCCACCAGCGATCGCCCCCGATACGCCTTTCTACATTGGCTTTACCTCGGGAACAACTGGTCTACCCAAGGGCATCCTGCGCCACCACCAGTCTTGGATCGATAGCTTTGCGGTCAGCCGTCAGGAATTTGGCATCGGGGCGGGCGATCGCGTCTTGGTGCCTGGCTCGTTGGCCTACAGCCTGTCGTTGTTCACCGCTGTGGATAGTTTGCAGGCGGGGGCAACCCTATACCTATTGCCCAATTTCAGCGTCCGCCAAGGCTTGCGCCTGCTCGATCAGGCGGCGATCACCTATCTAGTGGGGGTGCCCACCATGGTGGGGGCGATCGCTCGTTTGGCAGAACGGCGGCGCAGTGTATATCCCTCGGTGCGCGGCGTGATTTGTGCGGGCGGCCGCTGTCCGGCGTCCTTGGCTGCAACCACAGCGGCCGTTTTTCCGAAGGCGGTGACCTATGCCTACTACGGTGCTTCCGAGCTAAGTTTTGTCAGCCTGCGGTCATCTCAGGAGTCGCCGCCGTCGGCATCCGTGGGCCGGGCCATGGAGGGGGTTCGTCTATCGGTGTTGCGGGACAATGGCGATCGCTGTGAACCAGGGGAGGTGGGCTGGATTGCCATCCAAAGTTCCATGGTCAGCCTGGGGTATTTGGCAAACGAATCGGAGGGGCTGCGCTGGCTTGGGGATTGGGCCACGGTGGGCGATCGCGGCTGGCTGGATGACCAAGGTTGGCTGTATCTGGCCGGACGGCAGGGCGATCGCCTCACCACCGGCGGCTTGACGCTCTATCCTCGGCAGCTTGAGCAGGTGTTAGAGCAGCGGTTAGACATTCGCCAAGCGGTGGTGGTCGGCGTACCGGATGAGCAGCGGGGCGATCGCTTGGTGGCGGTGCTGGCATGGCAGGGAGCAGAACGACCGACGCGGCGACAGTTGTTGACCTGGATGCGCACCCAGGTGCCCCGTGCCCACTGTCCTCAGCAGTTCTACACCACCTCCCGCTGGCCCATCGCCCCGAGCGGCAAGCTGGATCGTCTAGCGCTGCGACAATGGCTCCTAGAGGCTACGCCAGATCTGGAGGTGCTGCGATGA
- a CDS encoding biotin transporter BioY: MKTLDLVYVGLFAALTAVLGLLPPVPVPGLPVPITAQTLGVMLAGSILGGKRGGLALLVFVVLVAIGLPVLPGGRGGLGVFLGPSGGFVAAFPVAAAVIGWLMERFCRRPHLPKAIAINIIGGLGVVYAIGVPWLAVAAKLSLVQALAGSAAFIPGDVVKAVLASVTLQAVWRAMPDLKR, encoded by the coding sequence ATGAAAACTCTTGATTTAGTTTATGTGGGGCTTTTTGCAGCCCTAACGGCGGTGCTTGGCCTGCTGCCGCCGGTGCCGGTGCCGGGCTTGCCGGTGCCCATTACGGCCCAAACCCTGGGGGTGATGCTAGCCGGATCCATCCTGGGTGGTAAGCGGGGTGGCTTGGCGCTGCTGGTGTTTGTGGTACTGGTTGCCATTGGTTTGCCCGTGTTGCCCGGTGGGCGCGGTGGTTTGGGCGTGTTTCTCGGGCCCTCGGGGGGCTTCGTGGCGGCATTTCCTGTGGCGGCGGCGGTGATTGGTTGGCTGATGGAGCGCTTCTGTCGTCGTCCCCATTTACCGAAAGCGATCGCCATCAACATCATCGGTGGTCTGGGCGTGGTCTATGCCATTGGCGTGCCCTGGCTGGCGGTGGCGGCGAAGTTGTCCCTTGTTCAAGCTCTCGCAGGGTCGGCGGCCTTTATTCCCGGTGATGTGGTGAAGGCGGTGCTAGCCAGTGTGACTCTGCAGGCGGTGTGGCGAGCGATGCCGGATTTGAAGCGCTAA
- a CDS encoding VOC family protein, protein MTILQPLHTAVLVSDLAQAEQFYGDILGLSKVERSLNYPGAWYQLGEYQVHLMVDEQVPNGLHNRQKWGRNRHVAFAVASVDEAADHLTAQGYPVQRSASGRAALFTYDPDGNVVELSELT, encoded by the coding sequence ATTACGATTCTGCAACCGTTACACACCGCTGTATTGGTCTCTGACTTGGCGCAGGCAGAGCAGTTTTATGGCGATATCTTGGGCTTGTCTAAGGTAGAGCGATCGCTCAACTACCCAGGAGCTTGGTATCAATTAGGTGAGTATCAGGTGCATTTGATGGTGGATGAGCAAGTGCCCAATGGACTGCACAATCGCCAAAAATGGGGACGAAATCGCCATGTAGCCTTTGCGGTCGCAAGCGTGGATGAAGCGGCGGATCATCTGACGGCGCAGGGCTATCCGGTGCAGCGCAGTGCTTCAGGGCGGGCAGCGTTGTTCACTTATGATCCCGATGGCAATGTGGTGGAGCTATCGGAATTGACGTAG
- a CDS encoding single-stranded DNA-binding protein: MSLNSVSLVGRVGGDPDVKYFESGSVVCNLTLAVDRRRRNSDDPDWFSLEMWGKTAEVAANYVRKGKLIGITGTLKFDHWTDRSTGMPRTRPVIRVDRLELLGSKREDAAMSAGPGQSYDEF, encoded by the coding sequence ATGAGCCTAAACTCAGTATCCCTAGTCGGACGGGTCGGTGGAGATCCAGACGTGAAGTATTTTGAATCCGGTAGCGTGGTCTGCAATCTGACCTTGGCCGTCGATCGCCGTCGCCGCAATTCGGATGACCCCGACTGGTTTAGCCTAGAAATGTGGGGAAAAACCGCTGAAGTCGCTGCCAACTATGTGCGCAAGGGCAAGCTAATTGGCATTACCGGCACCCTTAAGTTTGATCACTGGACGGATCGAAGCACAGGTATGCCCCGTACTCGCCCCGTCATCCGGGTCGATCGCCTAGAGCTGCTCGGCTCCAAGCGGGAAGATGCAGCTATGAGCGCAGGCCCCGGCCAGAGCTATGACGAATTCTAG
- a CDS encoding RuBisCO accumulation factor 1, translating into MTSSLPDQPNPSTDGAAPTPEDLQTLITALRRKEGNWVLWGQWCQTLQKAGRSPQQIFEETGFEPAQQNQIIVAAQVYGSMVEVGISPEVQVYFEQRGSDSLYEFRILSQEDRAAAATLVLQRGIDSEGSRDVAKAMKEFSRFSTLPNGFSTKAGDAVAYSYYKLARQQPDLAERSRLIAQALRFADTDDARQQIQELLMEGVQMRSRSAPLISVYRLEEDDELPRVLPVAGRMPLTLDDWKAVPIVEAEGSFRVVPFNGSGAWVALPGWSVVLHADDPVAILAQSDQLPPPLDTKSEEVLVLVDRSQRDWQADSYFLAAEDNHLTVQWFESPPEHPLLGRVLLAVRPKKILDEDYVKDPWQIDE; encoded by the coding sequence ATGACTTCCTCGTTACCCGACCAGCCCAATCCATCCACCGATGGCGCGGCCCCCACCCCCGAAGACTTGCAGACCCTCATCACTGCCCTGCGCCGCAAGGAAGGAAACTGGGTGCTGTGGGGCCAATGGTGCCAAACCCTGCAAAAGGCAGGGCGATCACCCCAGCAAATTTTTGAAGAGACTGGCTTCGAGCCGGCCCAGCAAAATCAGATTATTGTTGCCGCCCAAGTCTATGGCTCCATGGTGGAGGTGGGCATCTCGCCGGAGGTGCAGGTCTATTTTGAGCAGCGGGGCAGCGATAGCCTCTACGAATTTCGCATTTTGAGCCAGGAAGACCGGGCCGCCGCCGCCACTCTCGTGCTCCAGCGCGGCATCGACTCGGAAGGATCGCGGGATGTAGCTAAGGCCATGAAGGAGTTTTCTCGATTCTCCACCCTACCCAATGGCTTTTCCACCAAAGCCGGAGACGCCGTTGCCTACAGCTACTACAAGCTAGCCCGCCAGCAGCCAGACTTAGCGGAGCGATCGCGCCTGATTGCTCAAGCCTTGCGCTTCGCCGACACCGATGATGCCCGCCAGCAGATTCAGGAGCTGTTGATGGAAGGAGTGCAGATGCGATCGCGCTCCGCTCCCTTAATTTCGGTCTATCGCCTAGAAGAGGACGATGAACTGCCTCGGGTACTCCCTGTCGCTGGACGGATGCCCCTCACCTTAGACGACTGGAAAGCCGTGCCCATTGTTGAAGCTGAGGGCAGCTTCCGCGTGGTGCCCTTCAACGGAAGCGGTGCCTGGGTTGCCTTGCCTGGCTGGTCTGTGGTGCTCCATGCCGATGACCCGGTTGCCATCCTGGCCCAGAGCGATCAACTGCCACCGCCCCTCGATACGAAATCTGAAGAGGTGCTGGTTTTGGTCGATCGCTCCCAGCGTGACTGGCAAGCAGACAGCTACTTTCTCGCAGCGGAAGACAACCACCTCACCGTCCAGTGGTTCGAAAGCCCTCCTGAGCATCCGCTTTTAGGACGGGTGTTGCTAGCTGTCCGTCCTAAGAAGATCTTGGATGAAGACTACGTCAAAGATCCTTGGCAAATCGACGAGTAG
- a CDS encoding S-layer homology domain-containing protein, translating into MSPESQSSSDRRGGLDEWVAVVVALVSVGGVMVWGMAQHFDDLLAIAPGESLIVSPAEDRVMDPTVGAAADEDRPRAEMQRPPSPTSLPTTSRPSRTGLAIAHLQGARSRQDWSTNSAGRSASATARGGAIVLVDVPDDYWAKPFIDQMVQFGYVEPLPGQTFQPEQPMSRADYASLLYVSLPQPERRVAPDFADVPDDYWALDAIETAVKSGFLAGDAEDRFYPEDGLTRAQLFQSLNRGLSLEPSTRPLDEVLGIYSDRDQIPESAIPSVAAVTEAGLVVGDPETLALEPDRPATRAEIISMVYQALVLKGEAEPIESPYRIQP; encoded by the coding sequence ATGTCCCCCGAATCTCAATCGTCTTCCGATCGCCGTGGTGGATTAGATGAATGGGTAGCCGTGGTGGTGGCCCTCGTTTCAGTCGGAGGCGTGATGGTTTGGGGGATGGCCCAGCATTTCGATGACCTATTGGCGATCGCTCCGGGAGAGTCGCTCATCGTGTCGCCGGCTGAGGATAGGGTGATGGACCCGACCGTTGGAGCAGCGGCGGATGAAGACCGCCCTAGGGCTGAGATGCAGCGTCCCCCATCGCCGACGAGTTTGCCAACAACATCCAGACCAAGCCGCACGGGGCTGGCGATCGCTCATTTACAAGGTGCGCGTAGTCGTCAAGATTGGTCTACCAATTCCGCTGGCCGTTCAGCATCTGCAACCGCTAGGGGCGGAGCGATCGTCTTGGTCGATGTGCCTGATGACTATTGGGCCAAGCCATTTATCGACCAGATGGTGCAGTTCGGCTATGTAGAGCCATTGCCAGGGCAAACCTTTCAGCCTGAGCAACCCATGAGTCGTGCTGACTATGCGTCCTTGCTCTATGTCTCTCTACCCCAGCCAGAACGTCGAGTTGCGCCAGACTTTGCAGATGTGCCAGACGACTACTGGGCCCTAGATGCCATTGAGACGGCGGTGAAATCAGGCTTTTTGGCGGGAGATGCAGAGGATCGGTTCTATCCAGAGGATGGTTTAACCCGCGCCCAACTTTTTCAATCGTTGAATCGAGGGCTATCGCTGGAACCCTCGACCCGACCGCTCGATGAGGTGCTTGGCATCTATAGCGATCGCGACCAGATTCCGGAATCGGCAATTCCCTCGGTGGCGGCGGTTACGGAGGCCGGATTGGTGGTGGGTGATCCTGAAACCCTAGCGCTAGAGCCCGATCGCCCCGCAACCCGCGCGGAAATTATCAGTATGGTCTATCAAGCCCTCGTGCTCAAGGGCGAGGCGGAGCCGATTGAATCGCCCTACAGAATTCAGCCCTAG